One Gadus chalcogrammus isolate NIFS_2021 chromosome 4, NIFS_Gcha_1.0, whole genome shotgun sequence DNA segment encodes these proteins:
- the LOC130381164 gene encoding iron-sulfur cluster assembly scaffold protein IscU-like, translating into MAGVLAKKCISPLMLLNRTLSAPEFRAQCFYHEKVVDHYENPRNVGSLDKKSKNVGTGLVGAPACGDVMKLQIEVDDHGKIVDAKFKTFGCGSAIASSSLVTEWVKGKSLADASMIKNTDIAKELSLPPVKLHCSMLAEDAIRAALADYRLKQEPNQQVAAEATN; encoded by the exons ATGGCGGGTGTCCTCGCCAAGAAGTGCATCAGCCCACTGATGTTACTCAACAGGACGCTTTCAGCCCCCGAGTTCAGAGCCCAGTGCTTCTACCACGAGAAG GTGGTGGACCATTACGAGAACCCAAGAAATGTCGGATCTTTGGACAAGAAATCCAAGAATGTGGGGACAGGTTTGGTGGGTGCCCCAGCTTGTGGAGATGTGATGAAACTTCAG ATTGAGGTTGATGATCATGGGAAGATTGTGGACGCCAAATTCAAGACCTTTGGCTGTGGCTCTGCTATTGCATCAAGCTCTCTGGTCACAGAGTGGGTGAAGGGCAAGTCT CTTGCTGATGCGTCGATGATAAAGAACACGGATATTGCCAAAGAGCTCAGCCTTCCCCCGGTGAAACTGCACTGCTCTA TGCTGGCAGAAGATGCCATAAGGGCTGCCCTGGCTGACTACCGTCTCAAGCAAGAACCAAACCAGCAGGTGGCAGCAGAGGCCACTAACTAA
- the LOC130381162 gene encoding chemerin-like receptor 1 has protein sequence MEGLEDYVDYLDYTPGNETAEPSGTLGDNTFFWKYSSLIINILIALVGLSGNSVVIWISGWKMKRSVNSTFYLSLAISDFLFCACLPMEIFYVMTSNWPFGLALCKLTSSALFFNMFSSVFVLMLISIDRCVIAMFPAWSQNHRTIKMASSVLVITWILSAIMTLPSLLHRNTRVLGNVTKCYVHSGSIAVDKAVVLTRFIFGFLIPFVIIVSCSIILCIKLRRLTIKTTKPYKVMVILILTFFICWIPFHIFVLLELNIHKHNVYVVETGLVVAVTLAAANSLINPFLYVFIGKEFKQTLRKSIIGRMEYAMDEDGRTASILQGSKSMANDGQISKVFVHNVL, from the coding sequence ATGGAAGGATTGGAGGACTATGTCGACTACTTGGATTACACTCCAGGCAATGAAACTGCAGAGCCTTCTGGAACTTTAGGAGACAACACATTCTTTTGGAAATACAGTAGTTTGATAATCAACATCCTCATTGCCCTGGTCGGCCTCAGTGGAAATTCTGTGGTCATTTGGATTTCGGGCTGGAAAATGAAAAGATCTGTTAATTCTACCTTCTATCTCAGCCTGGCCATTTCAGATTTCTTGTTCTGTGCCTGTCTGCCGATGGAGATATTCTATGTGATGACCTCGAATTGGCCCTTTGGACTGGCGTTGTGTAAGCTCACCTCCTCTGCACTGTTTTTCAACATGTTCAGCAGCGTCTTTGTACTGATGCTGATCAGCATTGACCGCTGTGTGATAGCAATGTTTCCAGCGTGGTCCCAGAACCACAGGACAATCAAGATGGCATCCAGTGTACTAGTCATCACATGGATCCTTTCTGCTATCATGACTTTGCCTTCACTGCTCCACAGAAACACCAGAGTCCTCGGTAATGTCACGAAGTGCTATGTCCATTCTGGGTCCATCGCTGTAGACAAAGCAGTGGTGCTGACCCGATTCATCTTCGGATTCCTCATTCCTTTTGTGATCATTGTAAGCTGCAGCATCATCTTGTGTATAAAGCTTAGAAGATTAACCATCAAAACCACTAAGCCCTATAAGGTCATGGTCATACTCATCTTGACCTTTTTCATCTGTTGGATTCCCTTTCATATATTTGTTCTTCTTGAATTAAACATACATAAGCACAACGTGTATGTAGTCGAAACAGGATTGGTTGTGGCAGTAACTTTAGCTGCGGCGAATAGCCTCATCAATCCATTTTTGTACGTGTTTATTGGTAAGGAATTTAAACAAACCCTTAGGAAATCTATAATAGGGAGGATGGAGTATGCGATGGACGAGGACGGTCGGACAGCAAGTATTCTCCAAGGATCCAAGTCAATGGCTAATGACGGACAGATTTCAAAAGTGTTTGTTCACAATGTTCTTTGA
- the tmem119b gene encoding transmembrane protein 119b, which translates to MMHPMAPHGIGLSLALWSGSSLASPFPLQILAEGSATEEETGALAPGPTQLTTRSSTLLDYQTTPTGDLTDGAATALDQVVEFLHRNLIYIVAGASVALLMLLIMCIAVTLKRKLRINAYYPCSFPAKMYVEQRDKEGGVKRFDQVPEKAPRLQQSVPVDSGQRLQQDIMRAVKGLRTPTKKATKVGEAAQADTPIETTDGERLVEKATEEAETKWHSQTEASNEESREQGISLKQTGQPDVDPEDSPHSGADPSPVQPDHRPESPLIQCDSPKIQLINGEKTSF; encoded by the coding sequence ATGATGCATCCGATGGCTCCACACGGGATCGGCCTGTCTTTAGCGCTGTGGTCCGGCAGCAGTTTGGCCTCACCATTCCCTCTACAGATCCTAGCGGAGGGGAGCGCCACAGAAGAAGAGACCGGCGCCTTGGCCCCGGGTCCTACACAGCTGACCACCAGAAGCAGCACGCTCCTCGACTACCAAACTACGCCCACCGGTGACCTGACGGATGGGGCGGCTACCGCTCTGGATCAGGTCGTTGAATTCCTCCACAGGAACCTGATCTATATCGTCGCTGGAGCCTCGGTCGCCCTCCTTATGCTCCTCATCATGTGCATCGCGGTCACCTTGAAGCGGAAATTGAGGATCAATGCGTACTACCCGTGCTCTTTCCCCGCAAAGATGTACGTGGAGCAGAGGGACAAGGAAGGAGGGGTGAAACGCTTCGACCAGGTGCCAGAGAAGGCCCCTAGATTGCAGCAGAGTGTGCCTGTAGACTCCGGTCAGCGGCTCCAGCAGGACATCATGAGGGCGGTCAAGGGTCTCCGGACACCCACCAAAAAAGCTACCAAGGTAGGAGAAGCCGCGCAAGCGGACACCCCTATCGAAACAACGGATGGGGAACGCTTGGTAGAAAAGGCAACGGAAGAAGCCGAGACGAAATGGCACTCGCAAACTGAAGCCAGCAATGAAGAGTCGCGTGAACAGGGGATATCTCTGAAACAGACTGGTCAACCGGATGTTGATCCGGAGGACTCACCTCATTCTGGGGCTGATCCCTCACCTGTCCAGCCAGACCACAGACCTGAATCACCGCTCATTCAATGTGACTCTCCTAAAATCCAATTGATCAATGGGGAGAAAACTTCATTTTAA